Proteins encoded by one window of Arabidopsis thaliana chromosome 2, partial sequence:
- a CDS encoding Pentatricopeptide repeat (PPR) superfamily protein (Pentatricopeptide repeat (PPR) superfamily protein; FUNCTIONS IN: binding; INVOLVED IN: biological_process unknown; LOCATED IN: cellular_component unknown; EXPRESSED IN: 13 plant structures; EXPRESSED DURING: 6 growth stages; CONTAINS InterPro DOMAIN/s: Pentatricopeptide repeat (InterPro:IPR002885), Tetratricopeptide-like helical (InterPro:IPR011990); BEST Arabidopsis thaliana protein match is: pentatricopeptide (PPR) repeat-containing protein (TAIR:AT1G09410.1); Has 50772 Blast hits to 15060 proteins in 312 species: Archae - 12; Bacteria - 55; Metazoa - 198; Fungi - 231; Plants - 49530; Viruses - 0; Other Eukaryotes - 746 (source: NCBI BLink).), producing MQSRALSRLRSYYKRSSVFPSSDNDRSVQLFNLVRSIYSSSSRPRVPQPEWLIGELCKVGKIAEARKLFDGLPERDVVTWTHVITGYIKLGDMREARELFDRVDSRKNVVTWTAMVSGYLRSKQLSIAEMLFQEMPERNVVSWNTMIDGYAQSGRIDKALELFDEMPERNIVSWNSMVKALVQRGRIDEAMNLFERMPRRDVVSWTAMVDGLAKNGKVDEARRLFDCMPERNIISWNAMITGYAQNNRIDEADQLFQVMPERDFASWNTMITGFIRNREMNKACGLFDRMPEKNVISWTTMITGYVENKENEEALNVFSKMLRDGSVKPNVGTYVSILSACSDLAGLVEGQQIHQLISKSVHQKNEIVTSALLNMYSKSGELIAARKMFDNGLVCQRDLISWNSMIAVYAHHGHGKEAIEMYNQMRKHGFKPSAVTYLNLLFACSHAGLVEKGMEFFKDLVRDESLPLREEHYTCLVDLCGRAGRLKDVTNFINCDDARLSRSFYGAILSACNVHNEVSIAKEVVKKVLETGSDDAGTYVLMSNIYAANGKREEAAEMRMKMKEKGLKKQPGCSWVKVGKQNHLFVVGDKSHPQFEALDSILSDLRNKMRKNKNVTSDAEEAEFLVI from the coding sequence ATGCAATCTCGCGCATTGTCGCGCCTGAGAAGTTACTACAAAAGATCATCGGTATTTCCCAGCTCAGACAATGACCGATCCGTGCAACTATTTAATCTCGTACGTTCGATTTACTCTTCCAGCTCAAGACCACGTGTGCCACAACCCGAATGGCTGATTGGGGAGCTGTGCAAAGTAGGTAAAATTGCAGAAGCACGCAAACTGTTCGACGGATTGCCTGAGAGAGATGTGGTCACATGGACGCATGTGATTACTGGGTATATTAAGTTAGGGGATATGAGAGAAGCTAGGGAATTGTTCGATAGGGTTGATTCTAGGAAAAATGTGGTGACTTGGACAGCCATGGTTAGTGGGTACTTGAGATCTAAGCAGCTTTCTATAGCTGAGATGCTTTTTCAGGAAATGCCTGAGAGAAATGTAGTTTCTTGGAATACTATGATTGATGGGTATGCTCAAAGTGGGAGAATTGATAAAGCCCTGGAACTGTTTGATGAAATGCCTGAGAGAAACATTGTTTCTTGGAACTCAATGGTTAAAGCGCTGGTGCAGCGTGGGAGGATAGATGAGGCGATGAATCTATTCGAAAGAATGCCTAGAAGGGATGTCGTTTCATGGACTGCTATGGTCGATGGATTGGCAAAGAACGGTAAGGTAGATGAAGCGAGACGACTTTTTGATTGTATGCCTGAGAGAAATATCATTTCTTGGAATGCAATGATCACAGGTTATGCACAAAACAATAGGATAGACGAAGCTGACCAACTCTTTCAAGTGATGCCGGAGAGGGACTTTGCTTCATGGAATACAATGATCACAGGATTTATACGGAATAGGGAAATGAACAAAGCATGTGGTTTATTTGACCGGATGCCTGAAAAGAATGTCATTTCCTGGACCACGATGATTACAGGATATGTCGAGAATAAAGAGAACGAAGAGGCACTTAATGTTTTCTCAAAGATGTTAAGGGATGGCAGTGTTAAGCCTAACGTAGGAACTTATGTGAGCATTTTAAGCGCCTGTAGTGACTTGGCTGGGCTTGTAGAAGGGCAGCAGATTCACCAGTTGATATCTAAGTCGGTCCACCAAAAGAACGAAATTGTGACTTCAGCGCTTCTTAACATGTACTCGAAATCCGGTGAACTGATTGCTGCTAGGAAGATGTTCGATAATGGACTGGTATGCCAGCGGGATTTGATATCATGGAACAGTATGATTGCGGTTTATGCACATCACGGGCATGGGAAGGAAGCAATTGAAATGTATAACCAGATGCGGAAACACGGGTTCAAACCTAGTGCGGTGACCTATCTGAACTTGCTATTTGCGTGCAGCCATGCCGGACTGGTAGAGAAAGGAATGGAGTTCTTTAAGGATCTTGTGAGAGACGAGTCACTTCCTCTGCGAGAAGAGCACTATACGTGTCTTGTGGATCTCTGCGGTCGTGCTGGTAGATTGAAAGATGTTACAAATTTTATCAACTGTGATGACGCTAGGCTGTCAAGATCGTTCTATGGAGCGATCTTATCCGCTTGTAATGTTCACAATGAAGTGAGTATTGCTAAGGAGGTGGTGAAGAAGGTATTAGAAACAGGGTCGGATGATGCTGGGACTTATGTATTGATGTCTAATATATATGCGGCGAACGGGAAAAGGGAAGAAGCTGCAGAGATGAgaatgaagatgaaggagaaagGGTTGAAGAAGCAGCCGGGTTGCAGTTGGGTTAAGGTGGGGAAGCAGAAccatctttttgttgttggagaCAAGTCACATCCTCAGTTTGAAGCCTTGGATTCGATATTATCCGATCTTCGcaacaaaatgagaaagaacaagaacGTGACTTCAGATGCGGAAGAAGCTGAGTTCTTGGTTATTTGA
- the URED gene encoding urease accessory protein D (urease accessory protein D (URED); FUNCTIONS IN: nickel ion binding; INVOLVED IN: nitrogen compound metabolic process, positive regulation of metalloenzyme activity; LOCATED IN: cellular_component unknown; CONTAINS InterPro DOMAIN/s: Urease accessory protein UreD (InterPro:IPR002669); Has 1808 Blast hits to 1807 proteins in 683 species: Archae - 18; Bacteria - 1466; Metazoa - 12; Fungi - 81; Plants - 33; Viruses - 0; Other Eukaryotes - 198 (source: NCBI BLink).), with protein MATGKVVVEKVGGRSTATSCFSKYPLKFLLPSKAAPAGTDVVWIYSITYGGGIVSGDSISCEFTIGDGCTAVITTQSSTKVYKAIGSKCSEQILEARIGSEALLVVIPDPVTCFSTARYYQKQIFRLLSDSNLVLVDWITSGRHANGEKWDFEFYKSINNVYLEDDHPLFLDTVLLEKRSIQSIAERMQDYQAIAMVILFGAKLKEIQKQVQENVKNMMSEQLQLSYSSRRHKSESSSRNRFMKPEFIASCSTFGPEGKGVVVRIASDSTESVYNFLRQQLAELEPVLGQAPYA; from the exons ATGGCGACAGGGAAAGTGGTGGTGGAGAAAGTGGGAGGAAGATCTACAGCTACGAGCTGCTTCTCGAAGTATCCTCTCAAGTTCTTACTTCCTAGCAAg GCAGCTCCTGCTGGAACTGACGTTGTCTGGATTTACAGTATCACTTATGGTGGCGGCATTGTCTCT GGCGATTCGATTTCATGTGAATTCACAATTGGTGATGGATGCACTGCAGTTATTACAACGCAGTCTTCTACTAAG GTGTACAAGGCAATAGGATCAAAGTGTTCTGAACAGATATTGGAA GCGAGAATCGGGAGTGAAGCTCTTTTGGTTGTGATACCAGATCCAGTGACTTGCTTCTCCACTGCCCGGTACTATCAGAAACAGATCTTTAGATTGCTTTCAGATTCCAATCTGGTCCTTGTGGATTGGATCACAAGCGGGCGTCACGCTAATGGCGAAAAATGGGATTTCGAGTTTTATAAGAGCATCAACAACGTCTACCTGGAAGATGATCACCCTTTATTCCTTGACACA GTGCTACTAGAGAAGAGGAGCATCCAAAGCATAGCCGAACGGATGCAAGACTATCAAGCTATAGCAATGGTCATACTCTTCGG GGCAAAGCTGAAGGAAATCCAAAAGCAAGTCcaagaaaatgtgaaaaacatGATGTCAGAACAATTACAGCTCTCTTATAGTTCTCGGAGACACAAGTCTGAGTCAAGCTCTCGTAATCGCTTCATGAAACCAGAGTTTATAGCTTCCTGTAGCACTTTCGGCCCTGAG GGAAAGGGAGTTGTGGTTAGAATAGCTTCGGATTCTACAGAGTCTGTCTACAATTTTTTGAGGCAACAATTGGCTGAGCTTGAACCAGTTCTTGGTCAAGCTCCTTATGCttga
- the TO1 gene encoding thioredoxin O1 (thioredoxin O1 (TO1); INVOLVED IN: cell redox homeostasis; EXPRESSED IN: 23 plant structures; EXPRESSED DURING: 13 growth stages; CONTAINS InterPro DOMAIN/s: Thioredoxin fold (InterPro:IPR012335), Thioredoxin-like subdomain (InterPro:IPR006662), Thioredoxin, core (InterPro:IPR015467), Thioredoxin-like (InterPro:IPR017936), Thioredoxin domain (InterPro:IPR013766), Thioredoxin-like fold (InterPro:IPR012336); BEST Arabidopsis thaliana protein match is: thioredoxin O2 (TAIR:AT1G31020.1); Has 13800 Blast hits to 13766 proteins in 2821 species: Archae - 178; Bacteria - 7899; Metazoa - 1073; Fungi - 652; Plants - 1267; Viruses - 5; Other Eukaryotes - 2726 (source: NCBI BLink).), giving the protein MKGNWSIVRKVLHRQFSTLRSSTPSSRLSTSIRPLVLAPNSISSLIARNSLFTASNIGPSIDFNFSNTSLPHRRSLCSEAGGENGVVLVKSEEEFINAMSKAQDGSLPSVFYFTAAWCGPCRFISPVIVELSKQYPDVTTYKVDIDEGGISNTISKLNITAVPTLHFFKGGSKKGEVVGADVTKLKNLMEQLYK; this is encoded by the exons ATGAAGGGAAATTGGTCGATCGTACGAAAGGTTCTTCATCGCCAGTTCTCCACTCTCCGTTCCTCGACACCATCGTCGCGATTATCTACTTCCATCCGACCGCTTGTTCTGGCCCCAAACTCGATATCGTCGCTAATCGCTAGAAATTCGTTGTTCACTGCCTCCAACATTGGTCCATCCATCGATTTTAACTTCTCCAACACTTCGCTTCCTCATCGGAGAAGCCTCTGTTCGGAAGCTGGAG GTGAAAATGGTGTTGTTCTAGTGAAATCAGAGGAAGAGTTCATCAATGCAATGAGCAAAGCTCAAG ATGGATCTTTACCATCGGTCTTCTATTTCACTGCCGCCTGGTGTGGACCAT GCAGGTTTATCTCTCCTGTAATCGTGGAGCTTAGTAAACAATATCCCGATGTAACTACGTATAAAGTCGACATTGATGAG GGCGGGATTTCGAACACTATCAGCAAGTTGAATATCACGGCTGTG CCAACACTGCATTTCTTCAAAGGAGGCTCGAAGAAAGGGGAGGTTGTGGGTGCAGATGTCACGAAGCTGAAGAATCTCATGGAACAGCTCTACAAGTGA
- the GlcNAc1pUT2 gene encoding N-acetylglucosamine-1-phosphate uridylyltransferase 2 (N-acetylglucosamine-1-phosphate uridylyltransferase 2 (GlcNAc1pUT2); CONTAINS InterPro DOMAIN/s: UTP--glucose-1-phosphate uridylyltransferase (InterPro:IPR002618); BEST Arabidopsis thaliana protein match is: N-acetylglucosamine-1-phosphate uridylyltransferase 1 (TAIR:AT1G31070.2); Has 1547 Blast hits to 1541 proteins in 446 species: Archae - 0; Bacteria - 380; Metazoa - 421; Fungi - 279; Plants - 232; Viruses - 0; Other Eukaryotes - 235 (source: NCBI BLink).) — MKEPTTEIEIETSAVATILPPPLPPTASPHQALVERLKDYGQEDVFSLWDELSPEERDLLLRDIENLDLPRIDRIIRCSLHSQGLPVAAIEPVPENCVSTVEERTKEDREKWWKMGLKAIYEGKLGVVLLSGGQGTRLGSSDPKGCYNIGLPSGKSLFQIQAERILCVQRLASQAMSEASPTRPVTIQWYIMTSPFTHEPTQKFFKSHKYFGLEPDQVTFFQQGTLPCISKDGKFIMETPFSLSKAPDGNGGVYTALKSSRLLEDMASRGIKYVDCYGVDNVLVRVADPTFLGYFIDKSAASAAKVVRKAYPQEKVGVFVRRGKGGPLTVVEYTELDQSMASATNQQTGRLQYCWSNVCLHMFTLDFLNQVANGLEKDSVYHLAEKKIPSINGDIVGLKLEQFIFDCFPYAPSTALFEVLREEEFAPVKNANGSNYDTPESARLLVLRLHTRWVIAAGGFLTHSVPLYATGVEVSPLCSYAGENLEAICRGRTFHAPCEISL, encoded by the exons ATGAAGGAGCCAACGACGGAGATAGAGATTGAAACTTCAGCTGTCGCAACGATCCtgcctcctcctcttcctccgaCGGCGTCACCTCATCAAGCGTTAGTCGAGAGGCTCAAGGATTATGGACAGGAAgatgttttctctctctggGATGAACTCTCACCGGAAGAGCGAGATCTCCTCCTCAGAGATATCGAG AATTTGGATCTTCCAAGGATAGATCGGATCATCAGATGCTCACTTCATTCACAAG GGTTGCCAGTGGCGGCAATAGAACCGGTGCCGGAGAATTGTGTGTCAACGGTGGAGGAAAGAACTAAGGAAGACAGAGAAAAATGGTGGAAAATGGGATTAAAAGCTATCTACGAAGGCAAATTGGGTGTGGTGCTTTTATCTGGTGGACAG GGAACAAGACTTGGAAGTTCAGATCCAAAAGGGTGTTATA ATATCGGACTGCCATCTGGGAAATCACTTTTTCAGATTCAAGCTGAGAGGATCTTATGTGTCCAAAGGCTTGCTTCTCAGGCAATGAGTGAGG CAAGTCCAACTCGCCCAGTTACAATACAGTGGTATATAATGACCAGTCCATTTACTCATGAACCAACACAAAAATTCTTCAAGAGTCACAAGTATTTTGGCCTTGAACCAGATCAA GTCACCTTTTTTCAACAAGGAACTCTGCCTTGCATTTCAAAGGATGGCAAGTTTATCATGGAGACACCTTTCAGC CTATCCAAGGCGCCGGATGGGAACGGGGGAGTTTATACAG CTTTAAAATCTTCAAGGTTATTAGAAGATATGGCTTCGAGGGGGATTAAATATGTGGATTGCTATGGTGTTGACAATGTTCTG GTTCGAGTAGCTGACCCTACTTTTCTGGGATACTTCATCGACAAAAGTGCAGCTTCAGCTGCAAAAGTAGTGCGCAAG GCATATCCACAGGAAAAAGTTGGAGTATTTGTAAGGAGGGGAAAAGGTGGGCCTTTGACTGTAGTTGAGTACACAGAGCTTGACCAGTCTATGGCTTCTGCAACTAATCAACAAACAGGACGTCTTCAATATTGCTGGAGTAAC GTGTGCTTACACATGTTCACTCTGGATTTCCTTAACCAAGTTGCGAATGGGCTGGAAAAAGACAGCGT TTACCATTtggcggagaagaagataccGTCTATAAATGGCGACATAGTGGGACTAAAACTAGAACAGTTCATATTCGATTGCTTTCCTTATGCTCCTTCGACTGCACTTTTTGAG GTGTTGAGGGAGGAAGAGTTTGCACCGGTGAAGAACGCAAACGGGTCGAATTACGACACACCGGAAAGCGCAAGACTGTTGGTTCTACGACTGCATACACGTTGGGTCATAGCAGCTGGTGGATTTCTAACACATTCCGTTCCTTTATATGCGACTG GTGTGGAAGTGTCACCATTGTGCTCGTACGCTGGAGAAAATCTAGAAGCGATTTGTCGGGGAAGAACCTTTCACGCACCATGTGAAATCTCCctctaa
- the ATL9 gene encoding RING/U-box superfamily protein (RING/U-box superfamily protein; FUNCTIONS IN: ubiquitin-protein ligase activity, zinc ion binding; INVOLVED IN: defense response to fungus, response to chitin; LOCATED IN: endomembrane system; EXPRESSED IN: sperm cell, hypocotyl, root, stamen; EXPRESSED DURING: 4 anthesis, petal differentiation and expansion stage; CONTAINS InterPro DOMAIN/s: Zinc finger, RING-type (InterPro:IPR001841), Zinc finger, C3HC4 RING-type (InterPro:IPR018957); BEST Arabidopsis thaliana protein match is: RING/U-box superfamily protein (TAIR:AT1G35330.1); Has 9249 Blast hits to 9225 proteins in 281 species: Archae - 0; Bacteria - 6; Metazoa - 2393; Fungi - 760; Plants - 4794; Viruses - 39; Other Eukaryotes - 1257 (source: NCBI BLink).) — protein MAILDTKSSRWIPHNLLFLLLLLLLQSVPYGFGQTQTTPPGTTKTKPNDPVVVVITVLFLVIFFMVFGSIFCRRSNAQFSRSSIFRSTDADAESQVVRIRRLTARGLDAEAIETFPTFLYSEVKAVRIGKGGVECAVCLCEFEDDETLRLMPPCCHVFHADCVDVWLSEHSTCPLCRADLVLNQQGDDDDSTESYSGTDPGTISSSTDPERGMVLESSDAHLLDAVTWSNSNITPRSKSTGLSSWQITGILFPRSHSTGHSLIQPAGNLDRFTLRLPDDVRRQLMKTSRTMGHVALLPQARSSRSGYRSGSVGSERSAFPYGRKSNNNNRRLHSLSFSFSFRSGSVRSTFSGDAPKNLPTSIEAGERSFERLRPDERV, from the coding sequence ATGGCGATCCTCGACACAAAGTCCAGCCGTTGGATCCCACACaaccttctctttcttctcctcttgcTCTTGCTCCAGTCAGTACCGTATGGATTCGGTCAGACTCAGACCACACCACCCGGAACAACAAAAACGAAACCTAACGATccagttgttgttgtaatcacggttttgtttttagtgatCTTTTTCATGGTCTTCGGTTCCATCTTCTGTCGTCGAAGCAACGCACAGTTTTCACGTTCTTCCATTTTCCGATCCACCGACGCAGACGCCGAGTCTCAGGTCGTCAGGATCAGGAGGTTGACGGCGCGTGGGCTCGACGCGGAGGCTATAGAAACTTTCCCGACGTTTCTTTACTCGGAGGTGAAGGCGGTGAGGATCGGGAAAGGTGGTGTGGAGTGTGCGGTTTGTCTCTGTGAATTCGAAGACGACGAAACGCTGCGTTTGATGCCTCCTTGTTGCCACGTGTTTCACGCCGATTGTGTTGACGTCTGGCTCTCAGAACACTCCACGTGTCCTCTCTGTAGAGCGGATCTTGTCCTAAACCAACAAGGTGACGACGACGACAGCACTGAAAGCTACTCGGGTACGGATCCAGGTACGATTTCGTCGAGTACGGATCCTGAGAGAGGAATGGTTTTGGAATCTTCGGACGCGCATTTGCTGGATGCTGTGACGTGGAGCAATAGTAACATAACACCTCGGTCAAAGTCAACGGGGTTATCCAGCTGGCAAATAACCGGAATTTTGTTCCCGAGATCGCACTCGACCGGACATTCGTTAATTCAACCGGCTGGGAATCTAGACCGGTTTACGTTGAGGTTACCGGATGATGTACGACGGCAACTTATGAAGACATCGAGGACGATGGGACACGTGGCGTTACTACCTCAGGCGAGGAGTTCACGGAGCGGTTATAGAAGCGGTAGCGTCGGGAGCGAGAGAAGCGCTTTCCCGTACGGACGTAAGAGTAATAATAACAATCGACGGCTTCATTCGCTGtctttttcattctctttccGGAGTGGTTCCGTACGGTCTACTTTCTCCGGAGATGCGCCGAAGAATCTTCCGACATCGATTGAAGCTGGTGAACGGTCTTTCGAACGGCTCCGACCAGATGAACGAgtgtaa
- the URED gene encoding urease accessory protein D (urease accessory protein D (URED); FUNCTIONS IN: nickel ion binding; INVOLVED IN: nitrogen compound metabolic process, positive regulation of metalloenzyme activity; LOCATED IN: cellular_component unknown; CONTAINS InterPro DOMAIN/s: Urease accessory protein UreD (InterPro:IPR002669).) produces MATGKVVVEKVGGRSTATSCFSKYPLKFLLPSKAAPAGTDVVWIYSITYGGGIVSGDSISCEFTIGDGCTAVITTQSSTKDQSVLNRYWNRRESGVKLFCGRHANGEKWDFEFYKSINNVYLEDDHPLFLDTVLLEKRSIQSIAERMQDYQAIAMVILFGAKLKEIQKQVQENVKNMMSEQLQLSYSSRRHKSESSSRNRFMKPEFIASCSTFGPEGKGVVVRIASDSTESVYNFLRQQLAELEPETKYQNMICLVPNTTYKPK; encoded by the exons ATGGCGACAGGGAAAGTGGTGGTGGAGAAAGTGGGAGGAAGATCTACAGCTACGAGCTGCTTCTCGAAGTATCCTCTCAAGTTCTTACTTCCTAGCAAg GCAGCTCCTGCTGGAACTGACGTTGTCTGGATTTACAGTATCACTTATGGTGGCGGCATTGTCTCT GGCGATTCGATTTCATGTGAATTCACAATTGGTGATGGATGCACTGCAGTTATTACAACGCAGTCTTCTACTAAG GATCAAAGTGTTCTGAACAGATATTGGAA TAGGCGAGAATCGGGAGTGAAGCTCTTTTG CGGGCGTCACGCTAATGGCGAAAAATGGGATTTCGAGTTTTATAAGAGCATCAACAACGTCTACCTGGAAGATGATCACCCTTTATTCCTTGACACA GTGCTACTAGAGAAGAGGAGCATCCAAAGCATAGCCGAACGGATGCAAGACTATCAAGCTATAGCAATGGTCATACTCTTCGG GGCAAAGCTGAAGGAAATCCAAAAGCAAGTCcaagaaaatgtgaaaaacatGATGTCAGAACAATTACAGCTCTCTTATAGTTCTCGGAGACACAAGTCTGAGTCAAGCTCTCGTAATCGCTTCATGAAACCAGAGTTTATAGCTTCCTGTAGCACTTTCGGCCCTGAG GGAAAGGGAGTTGTGGTTAGAATAGCTTCGGATTCTACAGAGTCTGTCTACAATTTTTTGAGGCAACAATTGGCTGAGCTTGAACCA GAaaccaaatatcaaaatatgatttgtcTTGTGCCAAACACGACATACAAGCCAAAATGA